The following DNA comes from Allobranchiibius huperziae.
GTCGGGGTAGAAGGCCATGTGCCCCTCGATCGCGGCGACTGCGTCGTGCGGGTGCTCGTAGACCCAGATCGCGTCGTGCACCGTGCCGGTGTCGGTCTCGATGTCGCGGTAGGTCGCATCCCCCTTGTACGGGCAGTGGCTGGTGGTCTCGCTCGCGCGCAGCAACAGCGGGTCCACGTCGCTGGGCGGCAGGTAGTAGGC
Coding sequences within:
- a CDS encoding DUF427 domain-containing protein — translated: MPDVLIPGPDHPITVEPTTRHVVVRVGDTVVADTRSALVLQESTYPAAYYLPPSDVDPLLLRASETTSHCPYKGDATYRDIETDTGTVHDAIWVYEHPHDAVAAIEGHMAFYPDKVELTVED